A portion of the Carya illinoinensis cultivar Pawnee chromosome 11, C.illinoinensisPawnee_v1, whole genome shotgun sequence genome contains these proteins:
- the LOC122281656 gene encoding ABC transporter C family member 3-like isoform X8 yields MEPLPSSKHGMSISFLHYHSSLLYSSTDFLLKPIFLRGFSGSLHLVLLFVLTISWVSKKFRAGDSEGPKERFKNTRSLYYKLTLICCLGVSVISLVLCLLNYFYWYRNGWSEERLVTLLDLALRTLAWGAACVYLRAPSFNSGETKYPFLLRLWWGFYLSISCYSLVVDIILYRERVNLNLQYFVSDVVSVVMGLFFCYVGFFVKNEGKDTLLEEPLLNGDSSATNEAESNKPMGGETVTPYSNAGIFSILTFSWMGSLIAAGNKKTLDIEDVPQLDLGDSVVGAFPSFRNKLQAECGTNNGLTTLKLVKVLIFTAWKDILLTGFLGIVYTLATYVGPYLIDTFVKYLNGRRDFKSEGYVLVSVFFSAKLVECISLRHWIFGAQLAEIRVRALLVTMVYNKGLTLSCQSKQGHTSGEIINFMAVDAERVGNSAYYMHDPWMVLVQVAIALLILYKNLGLASVAAFVATILVMLANFPLGKLQEKFQGKIMESKDRRMKATSEILRNMRILKLQGWEMKFLSRITELRNVESGWLKKFLYTSAMTSFVFWGAPTFVSVVTFCACMLMGIPLESGKILSALATFRILQEPIYSLPDTISMIVQTKVSLDRIASFLRLDDLQSDVIERLPRGGSDTTIEIIDGNFSWDLSSSNSTLKDINLKVQNGMRVAVCGTVGAGKSSLLSCILGEVPKISGTIKLCGTKAYVAQSPWIQSGKIEENILFGKTMDREKYNKVLEACSLKKDLEILLFGDQTIIGERGINLSGGQKQRIQIARALYHDADIYLFDDPFSAVDAHTGSHLFKECLLGLLSSKTVIYVTHQVEFLPAADLILVMKDGRITQAGKYNDILNSGTDFMELVGAHKKALSALDSAESGSVSESTSTRKEVCNMASTNGVVEKQENKDNQDGKTDDIVVSKGQIIQEEEREKGKVGFSVYWKYITMAFGGALVPFILLAQVLFQLLQIGSNYWMAWATPVSQDGKPVVDYSTLIIVYVALAIGSSLCILVRATFLVTAAYKTATILFNKMHLCIFRAPMSFFDATPSGRILNRASTDQSAVDLNIASQTGAVAFSMIQLLGIIVVMSQVAWQIFIIFIPVIGTCICNITYLPPES; encoded by the exons ATGGAACCTCTTCCTTCGTCAAAGCACGGCATGTCAATCTCGTTCTTGCACTACCACTCCTCACTCTTGTACTCGAGTACTGATTTTCTCCTCAAACCCATTTTCCTACGTGGGTTTTCTGGTTCGTTACACCTGGTTTTGTTGTTTGTCCTGACCATCTCATGGGTGTCCAAGAAATTCAGGGCGGGTGACAGTGAAGGTCCAAAGGAAAGGTTTAAGAACACCCGGAGTTTGTACTATAAACTAACTCTAATTTGTTGTTTGGGTGTTTCTGTGATTAGTCTTGTCTTATGTTTATTGAATTACTTCTATTGGTATAGAAATGGTTGGTCCGAGGAAAGGCTTGTTACCCTTTTAGATTTAGCGCTTAGGACCCTCGCTTGGGGTGCAGCTTGTGTCTACTTGCGTGCCCCATCCTTTAATTCAGGTGAAACAAAGTACCCCTTTTTACTGAGACTTTGGTGGGGTTTCTACCTCTCAATTTCTTGTTATAGCCTTGTTGTAGACATCATTCTTTACAGAGAACGCGTTAATTTAAAccttcaatattttgtttccgATGTCGTCTCCGTTGTCATGGGTCTGTTCTTCTGTTATGTGGGGTTCTTTGTGAAGAATGAGGGCAAAGATACCCTTCTTGAAGAACCTCTTTTGAATGGTGATTCAAGTGCAACTAATGAAGCAGAGTCAAATAAACCTATGGGGGGTGAAACTGTAACCCCTTATTCAAATGCTGGGATTTTCAGCATCCTTACGTTCTCTTGGATGGGTTCCCTAATTGCTGCTGGCAACAAGAAGACATTAGACATTGAGGATGTTCCTCAACTCGATCTTGGTGATAGCGTGGTTGGGGCCTTTCCAAGTTTTAGAAATAAGCTTCAGGCAGAGTGTGGTACAAATAATGGATTGACCACACTGAAGTTGGTGAAGGTATTAATCTTCACGGCATGGAAGGATATTCTTTTGACAGGCTTTCTCGGGATTGTATACACACTGGCTACCTATGTCGGGCCATATCTTATTGACACTTTCGTCAAATACCTCAATGGGCGGCGGGACTTCAAGAGTGAAGGCTATGTTCTCGTTTCAGTATTTTTTTCCGCAAAACTTGTGGAATGCATCTCACTGAGGCACTGGATCTTTGGGGCGCAACTGGCTGAAATTAGGGTCCGAGCATTATTGGTCACAATGGTCTACAATAAAGGTCTGACCCTTTCATGCCAGTCAAAGCAGGGTCACACTAGTGGGGAGATAATCAATTTCATGGCTGTTGATGCTGAGAGAGTAGGTAACTCCGCTTACTATATGCACGATCCATGGATGGTCCTTGTGCAAGTTGCCATTGCGTTGTTAATCTTGTATAAAAATCTTGGGCTTGCTTCAGTTGCGGCTTTTGTTGCAACTATACTTGTTATGTTGGCAAATTTTCCTTTGGGAAAATTACAGGAGAAATTCCAGGGCAAGATAATGGAATCGAAAGACAGAAGGATGAAGGCAACATCTGAGATTTTGAGGAACATGAGAATTCTCAAACTTCAAGGATGGGAGATGAAGTTTCTATCTAGAATTACAGAACTCAGGAATGTAGAGTCAGGATGGCTGAAGAAATTTCTTTACACTTCGGCAATGACCTCGTTTGTCTTCTGGGGTGCTCCAACATTTGTGTCTGTAGTCACATTTTGTGCTTGTATGCTAATGGGGATCCCACTTGAGTCGGGCAAGATCTTATCTGCACTTGCAACATTTAGGATTCTTCAGGAGCCCATCTATAGTCTTCCTGATACAATTTCAATGATAGTTCAAACTAAAGTGTCCCTTGATCGAATTGCGTCGTTTCTTCGTCTTGATGACTTGCAGTCTGATGTTATAGAGAGGCTTCCTAGAGGTGGTTCTGATACAACAATAGAGATTATTGATGGGAATTTCTCTTGGGATTTATCTTCATCCAATTCGACGTTGAAAGATATAAATCTCAAAGTGCAAAATGGCATGAGGGTTGCTGTTTGTGGGACTGTTGGTGCAGGAAAGTCCAGTTTGCTTTCATGTATCCTGGGAGAAGTCCCCAAGATATCTGGGACCATTAAGTTGTGTGGAACAAAGGCCTATGTTGCTCAGTCACCATGGATACAAAGTGGCAAGATTGAAGAGAACATATTGTTTGGTAAAACTATGgatagagaaaaatataataaggtCCTTGAAGCATGCTCCTTGAAGAAGGACCTAGAAATTCTCTTGTTTGGGGATCAGACAATCATAGGGGAGAGAGGAATCAATTTGAGTGGCGGGCAGaagcaaagaatccaaattGCACGTGCTCTGTACCATGATGCTGATATCTATCTGTTTGATGATCCCTTTAGTGCTGTGGATGCCCATACCGGATCCCATCTGTTTAAG GAATGTTTGCTGGGCCTTTTGAGTTCAAAAACAGTGATTTATGTTACTCATCAAGTGGAGTTCTTACCTGCTGCTGATCTTATCCTG GTCATGAAAGATGGAAGAATTACTCAAGCTGGAAAGTACAATGATATCCTTAATTCAGGAACCGACTTTATGGAACTTGTGGGCGCGCACAAGAAAGCTTTGTCAGCTCTCGATTCTGCTGAGTCAGGTTCAGTTTCTGAAAGTACAAGTACGAGGAAGGAAGTCTGTAATATGGCTAGTACTAATGGGGTTgttgaaaaacaagaaaataaagataatcAAGATGGTAAAACAGATGACATAGTCGTGTCAAAAGGACAAATTAtccaagaagaagagagagagaaaggtaaAGTTGGGTTTTCAGTCTATTGGAAATATATTACCATGGCGTTCGGAGGAGCTCTTGTGCCTTTTATATTGCTGGCACAAGTTCTCTTTCAGCTCCTTCAAATTGGAAGCAATTATTGGATGGCCTGGGCAACTCCTGTCTCACAAGACGGGAAACCTGTTGTTGATTACTCTACTCTAATAATTGTCTATGTTGCTTTGGCGATTGGAAGTTCTTTGTGCATCCTTGTGAGAGCCACATTTCTTGTAACTGCTGCATACAAGACAGCTACTATACTTTTCAATAAAATGCACTTGTGCATTTTCCGTGCCCCTATGTCATTTTTTGATGCCACTCCTAGTGGACGAATCCTAAACAGA GCTTCTACGGATCAAAGTGCTGTGGATTTGAACATTGCATCTCAAACTGGGGCAGTTGCCTTCTCTATGATCCAGCTCCTTGGAATTATTGTTGTGATGTCTCAAGTTGCATGGCAGATTTTCATCATATTTATCCCCGTCATTGGAACCTGTATCTG CAATATTACATATCTTCCGCCCGAGAGCTAG
- the LOC122281656 gene encoding ABC transporter C family member 3-like isoform X5 gives MEPLPSSKHGMSISFLHYHSSLLYSSTDFLLKPIFLRGFSGSLHLVLLFVLTISWVSKKFRAGDSEGPKERFKNTRSLYYKLTLICCLGVSVISLVLCLLNYFYWYRNGWSEERLVTLLDLALRTLAWGAACVYLRAPSFNSGETKYPFLLRLWWGFYLSISCYSLVVDIILYRERVNLNLQYFVSDVVSVVMGLFFCYVGFFVKNEGKDTLLEEPLLNGDSSATNEAESNKPMGGETVTPYSNAGIFSILTFSWMGSLIAAGNKKTLDIEDVPQLDLGDSVVGAFPSFRNKLQAECGTNNGLTTLKLVKVLIFTAWKDILLTGFLGIVYTLATYVGPYLIDTFVKYLNGRRDFKSEGYVLVSVFFSAKLVECISLRHWIFGAQLAEIRVRALLVTMVYNKGLTLSCQSKQGHTSGEIINFMAVDAERVGNSAYYMHDPWMVLVQVAIALLILYKNLGLASVAAFVATILVMLANFPLGKLQEKFQGKIMESKDRRMKATSEILRNMRILKLQGWEMKFLSRITELRNVESGWLKKFLYTSAMTSFVFWGAPTFVSVVTFCACMLMGIPLESGKILSALATFRILQEPIYSLPDTISMIVQTKVSLDRIASFLRLDDLQSDVIERLPRGGSDTTIEIIDGNFSWDLSSSNSTLKDINLKVQNGMRVAVCGTVGAGKSSLLSCILGEVPKISGTIKLCGTKAYVAQSPWIQSGKIEENILFGKTMDREKYNKVLEACSLKKDLEILLFGDQTIIGERGINLSGGQKQRIQIARALYHDADIYLFDDPFSAVDAHTGSHLFKECLLGLLSSKTVIYVTHQVEFLPAADLILVMKDGRITQAGKYNDILNSGTDFMELVGAHKKALSALDSAESGSVSESTSTRKEVCNMASTNGVVEKQENKDNQDGKTDDIVVSKGQIIQEEEREKGKVGFSVYWKYITMAFGGALVPFILLAQVLFQLLQIGSNYWMAWATPVSQDGKPVVDYSTLIIVYVALAIGSSLCILVRATFLVTAAYKTATILFNKMHLCIFRAPMSFFDATPSGRILNRASTDQSAVDLNIASQTGAVAFSMIQLLGIIVVMSQVAWQIFIIFIPVIGTCIWYQQYYISSARELARLVGVCKAPAIQHFAETISGSATIRSFDEESRFSDTSMRLTDVYTRPRFHIAGAMEWLCFRLDLLSSITFAISLFFLVSIPEGVIDLGFAGLAVTYGLNLNILQTSLIWNICRLENKIISVERILQYTCIPSEPPLVMEENRLDHSWPSHGEVDIRNLQVRYAPHMPFVLRGLTCTLPRGLKTGIVGRTGSGKSTLIQTLFRIVEPTIGQIVIDGINISLIGLHDLRSRLSIIPQDPTMFEGTVRTNLDPLEEYADEQIWEALDKCQLGDEIRNKEGKLDSAVIENGENWSMGQRQLVCLGRVLLKKSKVLVLDEATASVDTATDNLIQETLQQHFSNCTIITIAHRITSVIDSDMVLLLNNGLIEEYDSPTRLLENKSSSFAQLVAEYTVRSSSGF, from the exons ATGGAACCTCTTCCTTCGTCAAAGCACGGCATGTCAATCTCGTTCTTGCACTACCACTCCTCACTCTTGTACTCGAGTACTGATTTTCTCCTCAAACCCATTTTCCTACGTGGGTTTTCTGGTTCGTTACACCTGGTTTTGTTGTTTGTCCTGACCATCTCATGGGTGTCCAAGAAATTCAGGGCGGGTGACAGTGAAGGTCCAAAGGAAAGGTTTAAGAACACCCGGAGTTTGTACTATAAACTAACTCTAATTTGTTGTTTGGGTGTTTCTGTGATTAGTCTTGTCTTATGTTTATTGAATTACTTCTATTGGTATAGAAATGGTTGGTCCGAGGAAAGGCTTGTTACCCTTTTAGATTTAGCGCTTAGGACCCTCGCTTGGGGTGCAGCTTGTGTCTACTTGCGTGCCCCATCCTTTAATTCAGGTGAAACAAAGTACCCCTTTTTACTGAGACTTTGGTGGGGTTTCTACCTCTCAATTTCTTGTTATAGCCTTGTTGTAGACATCATTCTTTACAGAGAACGCGTTAATTTAAAccttcaatattttgtttccgATGTCGTCTCCGTTGTCATGGGTCTGTTCTTCTGTTATGTGGGGTTCTTTGTGAAGAATGAGGGCAAAGATACCCTTCTTGAAGAACCTCTTTTGAATGGTGATTCAAGTGCAACTAATGAAGCAGAGTCAAATAAACCTATGGGGGGTGAAACTGTAACCCCTTATTCAAATGCTGGGATTTTCAGCATCCTTACGTTCTCTTGGATGGGTTCCCTAATTGCTGCTGGCAACAAGAAGACATTAGACATTGAGGATGTTCCTCAACTCGATCTTGGTGATAGCGTGGTTGGGGCCTTTCCAAGTTTTAGAAATAAGCTTCAGGCAGAGTGTGGTACAAATAATGGATTGACCACACTGAAGTTGGTGAAGGTATTAATCTTCACGGCATGGAAGGATATTCTTTTGACAGGCTTTCTCGGGATTGTATACACACTGGCTACCTATGTCGGGCCATATCTTATTGACACTTTCGTCAAATACCTCAATGGGCGGCGGGACTTCAAGAGTGAAGGCTATGTTCTCGTTTCAGTATTTTTTTCCGCAAAACTTGTGGAATGCATCTCACTGAGGCACTGGATCTTTGGGGCGCAACTGGCTGAAATTAGGGTCCGAGCATTATTGGTCACAATGGTCTACAATAAAGGTCTGACCCTTTCATGCCAGTCAAAGCAGGGTCACACTAGTGGGGAGATAATCAATTTCATGGCTGTTGATGCTGAGAGAGTAGGTAACTCCGCTTACTATATGCACGATCCATGGATGGTCCTTGTGCAAGTTGCCATTGCGTTGTTAATCTTGTATAAAAATCTTGGGCTTGCTTCAGTTGCGGCTTTTGTTGCAACTATACTTGTTATGTTGGCAAATTTTCCTTTGGGAAAATTACAGGAGAAATTCCAGGGCAAGATAATGGAATCGAAAGACAGAAGGATGAAGGCAACATCTGAGATTTTGAGGAACATGAGAATTCTCAAACTTCAAGGATGGGAGATGAAGTTTCTATCTAGAATTACAGAACTCAGGAATGTAGAGTCAGGATGGCTGAAGAAATTTCTTTACACTTCGGCAATGACCTCGTTTGTCTTCTGGGGTGCTCCAACATTTGTGTCTGTAGTCACATTTTGTGCTTGTATGCTAATGGGGATCCCACTTGAGTCGGGCAAGATCTTATCTGCACTTGCAACATTTAGGATTCTTCAGGAGCCCATCTATAGTCTTCCTGATACAATTTCAATGATAGTTCAAACTAAAGTGTCCCTTGATCGAATTGCGTCGTTTCTTCGTCTTGATGACTTGCAGTCTGATGTTATAGAGAGGCTTCCTAGAGGTGGTTCTGATACAACAATAGAGATTATTGATGGGAATTTCTCTTGGGATTTATCTTCATCCAATTCGACGTTGAAAGATATAAATCTCAAAGTGCAAAATGGCATGAGGGTTGCTGTTTGTGGGACTGTTGGTGCAGGAAAGTCCAGTTTGCTTTCATGTATCCTGGGAGAAGTCCCCAAGATATCTGGGACCATTAAGTTGTGTGGAACAAAGGCCTATGTTGCTCAGTCACCATGGATACAAAGTGGCAAGATTGAAGAGAACATATTGTTTGGTAAAACTATGgatagagaaaaatataataaggtCCTTGAAGCATGCTCCTTGAAGAAGGACCTAGAAATTCTCTTGTTTGGGGATCAGACAATCATAGGGGAGAGAGGAATCAATTTGAGTGGCGGGCAGaagcaaagaatccaaattGCACGTGCTCTGTACCATGATGCTGATATCTATCTGTTTGATGATCCCTTTAGTGCTGTGGATGCCCATACCGGATCCCATCTGTTTAAG GAATGTTTGCTGGGCCTTTTGAGTTCAAAAACAGTGATTTATGTTACTCATCAAGTGGAGTTCTTACCTGCTGCTGATCTTATCCTG GTCATGAAAGATGGAAGAATTACTCAAGCTGGAAAGTACAATGATATCCTTAATTCAGGAACCGACTTTATGGAACTTGTGGGCGCGCACAAGAAAGCTTTGTCAGCTCTCGATTCTGCTGAGTCAGGTTCAGTTTCTGAAAGTACAAGTACGAGGAAGGAAGTCTGTAATATGGCTAGTACTAATGGGGTTgttgaaaaacaagaaaataaagataatcAAGATGGTAAAACAGATGACATAGTCGTGTCAAAAGGACAAATTAtccaagaagaagagagagagaaaggtaaAGTTGGGTTTTCAGTCTATTGGAAATATATTACCATGGCGTTCGGAGGAGCTCTTGTGCCTTTTATATTGCTGGCACAAGTTCTCTTTCAGCTCCTTCAAATTGGAAGCAATTATTGGATGGCCTGGGCAACTCCTGTCTCACAAGACGGGAAACCTGTTGTTGATTACTCTACTCTAATAATTGTCTATGTTGCTTTGGCGATTGGAAGTTCTTTGTGCATCCTTGTGAGAGCCACATTTCTTGTAACTGCTGCATACAAGACAGCTACTATACTTTTCAATAAAATGCACTTGTGCATTTTCCGTGCCCCTATGTCATTTTTTGATGCCACTCCTAGTGGACGAATCCTAAACAGA GCTTCTACGGATCAAAGTGCTGTGGATTTGAACATTGCATCTCAAACTGGGGCAGTTGCCTTCTCTATGATCCAGCTCCTTGGAATTATTGTTGTGATGTCTCAAGTTGCATGGCAGATTTTCATCATATTTATCCCCGTCATTGGAACCTGTATCTGGTATCAG CAATATTACATATCTTCCGCCCGAGAGCTAGCAAGATTAGTTGGGGTGTGCAAAGCTCCAGCGATACAACATTTTGCTGAAACAATTTCAGGCTCAGCAACTATTAGGAGCTTTGATGAAGAATCAAGATTTAGTGACACAAGTATGAGGCTTACGGATGTGTATACTCGACCAAGGTTTCATATTGCTGGTGCAATGGAATGGTTGTGCTTCCGCTTGGATTTGTTATCTTCAATCACATTTGCCATTTCCTTGTTCTTCTTAGTCTCTATTCCAGAGGGAGTCATTGATCTCG GCTTTGCGGGCTTGGCCGTGACATATGGACTTAATCTAAACATTCTACAAACTTCGCTAATATGGAATATTTGCCGACTGGAGAACAAAATTATATCAGTTGAGAGAATACTTCAATACACTTGCATCCCGAGTGAGCCACCTCTTGTGATGGAAGAAAACCGGCTAGATCATTCTTGGCCCTCACATGGAGAAGTTGATATTCGTAATCTGCAG GTACGATATGCCCCGCATATGCCATTTGTATTGCGAGGTCTCACATGCACATTACCCCGAGGATTGAAAACTGGCATTGTGGGGAGAACAGGCAGTGGTAAATCCACGCTCATACAAACACTTTTCAGGATTGTTGAACCCACTATTGGTCAGATAGTGATAGATGGCATTAATATCTCCTTGATTGGACTGCATGATTTGCGATCTAGACTAAGCATTATCCCTCAGGATCCAACCATGTTTGAAGGGACGGTACGAACCAACCTGGATCCTCTTGAAGAGTATGCAGATGAACAAATTTGGGAG GCTCTGGATAAGTGTCAACTTGGAGATGAAATTAGGAATAAAGAAGGAAAACTAGATTCTGCTG